The window tttcgcaGGTGTAGCGGTGCTTCTGGTTCTGGTGGCAGCGGCTCTGGGTGCCCACCAGCAATCACTGGCTGACCCGCCAGTATGTCCAGAGCGGATCCCGGGCGTGACACTCAACATTACCTTCTACCCAAATGAAGACGACTGCACCAAGTACTGGGAGTGTGACAACGGAAACCTTTACAACGGCTCGTGTACTGATGGCTTGATATGGAATCCCAATGTGGACTCCTGTGACTGGCCGTATAATTACGATTGTCCTTACGATAGGAAACTACCTATTGACGTCATATCCTGTCCTCAGCCATCCCCAGGTGAGAATTTCAACGTTACTTTCTATCCTAATGAGGAAGACTGCACCTTGTATTGGGAATGTGACAATGGACTTCTGAGAAATGGATCTTGTCCTAATGGTCTCATATGGAACAATGACATACAGGCCTGTGATTGGCCTTACAACTATGACTGTCCCTATGACAAGAAGGGACTTATTGTCCTTTCAGATGCCACTCCAGACTGTCCGCAGCCATCGCCAGGCGAGGTTTTCAACGTTACGTTCTACCCCAATGAGGAAGACTGCACCTTGTATTGGGAATGTGACAATGGACTTCTGAGAAATGGATCTTGTCCTAATGGTCTCATATGGAACAACGACATACAGGCCTGTGATTGGCCTTACAACTATGACTGTCCCTATGACAAGATGGGACTTATTGTCCTTTCAGATGCCACTCCAGACTGTCCGCAGCCATCGCCAGGCGAGGTTTTCAACGTTACGTTCTACCCCAATGAGGAAGACTGCACCTTGTATTGGGAATGTGACAATGGACTTCTGAGAAATGGATCTTGTCCTAATGGTCTCATATGGAACAATGACATACAGGCCTGTGATTGGCCTTACAACTATGACTGTCCCTATGACAAGAAGGGACTTATTGTCCTTTCAGATGCCACTCCAGACTGTCCGCAGCCATCGCCAGGCGAGGTTTTCAACGTTACGTTCTACCCCAATGAGGAAGACTGCACCTTGTATTGGGAATGTGACAATGGACTTCTGAGAAATGGATCTTGTCCTAATGGTCTCATATGGAACAACGACATACAGGCCTGTGATTGGCCTTACAACTATGACTGTCCCTATGACAAGATGGGACTTATTGTCCTTTCAGATGCCACTCCAGACTGTCCGCAGCCATCGCCAGGCGAGGTTTTCAACGTTACGTTCTACCCCAATGAGGAAGACTGCACCTTGTATTGGGAATGTGACAATGGACTTCTGAGAAATGGATCTTGTCCTAATGGTCTCATATGGAACAACGACATACAGGCCTGTGATTGGCCTTACAACTATGACTGTCCCTATGACAAGAAGGGACTTATTGTCCTTTCAGATGCCACTCCAGACTGTCCGCAGCCATCGCCAGGCGAGGTTTTCAACGTTACGTTCTACCCCAATGAGGAAGACTGCACCTTGTATTGGGAATGTGACAATGGACTTCTGAGAAATGGATCTTGTCCTAATGGTCTCATATGGAACAACGACATACAGGCCTGTGATTGGCCTTACAACTATGACTGTCCCTATGACAAGATGGGACTTATTGTCCTTTCAGATGCCACTCCAGACTGTCCGCAGCCATCGCCAGGCGAGGTTTTCAACGTTACGTTCTACCCCAATGAGGAAGACTGCACCTTGTATTGGGAATGTGACAATGGACTTCTGAGAAATGGATCTTGTCCTAATGGTCTCATATGGAACAACGACATACAGGCCTGTGATTGGCCTTACAACTATGACTGTCCCTATGACAAGAAGGGACTTATTGTCCTTTCAGATGCCACTCCAGACTGTCCGCAGCCATCGCCAGGCGAGGTTTTCAACGTTACGTTCTACCCCAATGAGGAAGACTGCACCTTGTATTGGGAATGTGACAATGGACTTCTGAGAAATGGATCTTGTCCTAATGGTCTCATATGGAACAACGACATACAGGCCTGTGATTGGCCTTACAACTATGACTGTCCCTATGACAAGAAGGGACTTATTGTCCTTCCAGATGCCACTCCAGACTGTCCGCAGCCATCGCCAGGCGAGGTTTTCAACGTTACGTTCTACCCCAATGAGGAAGACTGCACCTTGTATTGGGAATGTGACAATGGACTTCTGAGAAATGGATCTTGTCCTAATGGTCTCATATGGAACAATGACATACAGGCCTGTGATTGGCCTTACAACTATGACTGTCCCTATGACAAGATGGGAATTATTGTCCTTTCAGATGCCACTCCAGACTGTCCGCAGCCATCGCCAGGCGAGGTTTTCAACGTTACGTTCTACCCCAATGAGGAAGATTGCACGAAGTATTGGGAATGTGACAATGGACTTTTGAGAAACGCGTCTTGCCCTAATGGTCTCATATGGAACAATGACTTACAAGCCTGTGATTGGCCTTACAACTATGACTGTCCCTATGACAAGAAGGAACGTAGTTCCCTGCGAGATGAGGTGTTTGTTTGTCCTCCAGTTCGCCCGCATTTGTTAGGCGTTGTTATGTTTTTTCCCAATGACGCTAACTGCCACAAATACTGGGAATGTCTTAATGGTAGAGTGAAGGATGGCAATTGTGAAGGAGATCTTGTGTGGAATCCTAATCTCAAAAAATGCGACTTGGAAACTAACTATCCTTGCAACACAGATAACTGATTGTGTAATAATTGATGAAAGCAACCCCCATACATTATTTGCAGTTACCGGAGTAGTGGAGTAACGTCTTGACTCATAATGTAATGAAATCTAAATGTTACGAGCAGAGTGACCTAATGTAATCTCtgtatatttatttttgtattgtgaCCATAAATTACAATTTGGATCTATTTTAAAAATGGTTGTTTAATCTCTTATGCATACCACT is drawn from Schistocerca gregaria isolate iqSchGreg1 chromosome 3, iqSchGreg1.2, whole genome shotgun sequence and contains these coding sequences:
- the LOC126356012 gene encoding uncharacterized protein LOC126356012 isoform X2; translated protein: MATLGTMTGVAVLLVLVAAALGAHQQSLADPPVCPERIPGVTLNITFYPNEDDCTKYWECDNGNLYNGSCTDGLIWNPNVDSCDWPYNYDCPYDRKLPIDVISCPQPSPGENFNVTFYPNEEDCTLYWECDNGLLRNGSCPNGLIWNNDIQACDWPYNYDCPYDKKGLIVLSDATPDCPQPSPGEVFNVTFYPNEEDCTLYWECDNGLLRNGSCPNGLIWNNDIQACDWPYNYDCPYDKMGLIVLSDATPDCPQPSPGEVFNVTFYPNEEDCTLYWECDNGLLRNGSCPNGLIWNNDIQACDWPYNYDCPYDKKGLIVLSDATPDCPQPSPGEVFNVTFYPNEEDCTLYWECDNGLLRNGSCPNGLIWNNDIQACDWPYNYDCPYDKMGLIVLSDATPDCPQPSPGEVFNVTFYPNEEDCTLYWECDNGLLRNGSCPNGLIWNNDIQACDWPYNYDCPYDKKGLIVLSDATPDCPQPSPGEVFNVTFYPNEEDCTLYWECDNGLLRNGSCPNGLIWNNDIQACDWPYNYDCPYDKMGLIVLSDATPDCPQPSPGEVFNVTFYPNEEDCTLYWECDNGLLRNGSCPNGLIWNNDIQACDWPYNYDCPYDKKGLIVLSDATPDCPQPSPGEVFNVTFYPNEEDCTLYWECDNGLLRNGSCPNGLIWNNDIQACDWPYNYDCPYDKKGLIVLPDATPDCPQPSPGEVFNVTFYPNEEDCTKYWECDNGLLRNASCPNGLIWNNDLQACDWPYNYDCPYDKKERSSLRDEVFVCPPVRPHLLGVVMFFPNDANCHKYWECLNGRVKDGNCEGDLVWNPNLKKCDLETNYPCNTDN
- the LOC126356012 gene encoding uncharacterized protein LOC126356012 isoform X1, with the protein product MATLGTMTGVAVLLVLVAAALGAHQQSLADPPVCPERIPGVTLNITFYPNEDDCTKYWECDNGNLYNGSCTDGLIWNPNVDSCDWPYNYDCPYDRKLPIDVISCPQPSPGENFNVTFYPNEEDCTLYWECDNGLLRNGSCPNGLIWNNDIQACDWPYNYDCPYDKKGLIVLSDATPDCPQPSPGEVFNVTFYPNEEDCTLYWECDNGLLRNGSCPNGLIWNNDIQACDWPYNYDCPYDKMGLIVLSDATPDCPQPSPGEVFNVTFYPNEEDCTLYWECDNGLLRNGSCPNGLIWNNDIQACDWPYNYDCPYDKKGLIVLSDATPDCPQPSPGEVFNVTFYPNEEDCTLYWECDNGLLRNGSCPNGLIWNNDIQACDWPYNYDCPYDKMGLIVLSDATPDCPQPSPGEVFNVTFYPNEEDCTLYWECDNGLLRNGSCPNGLIWNNDIQACDWPYNYDCPYDKKGLIVLSDATPDCPQPSPGEVFNVTFYPNEEDCTLYWECDNGLLRNGSCPNGLIWNNDIQACDWPYNYDCPYDKMGLIVLSDATPDCPQPSPGEVFNVTFYPNEEDCTLYWECDNGLLRNGSCPNGLIWNNDIQACDWPYNYDCPYDKKGLIVLSDATPDCPQPSPGEVFNVTFYPNEEDCTLYWECDNGLLRNGSCPNGLIWNNDIQACDWPYNYDCPYDKKGLIVLPDATPDCPQPSPGEVFNVTFYPNEEDCTLYWECDNGLLRNGSCPNGLIWNNDIQACDWPYNYDCPYDKMGIIVLSDATPDCPQPSPGEVFNVTFYPNEEDCTKYWECDNGLLRNASCPNGLIWNNDLQACDWPYNYDCPYDKKERSSLRDEVFVCPPVRPHLLGVVMFFPNDANCHKYWECLNGRVKDGNCEGDLVWNPNLKKCDLETNYPCNTDN